A single window of Leptospira semungkisensis DNA harbors:
- the rpsI gene encoding 30S ribosomal protein S9, with translation MASAKEIWAVGRRKNAIARVKLKEGSGKIVINDRDYKDYLQNSRSNIKEAITALTLMNVTEKFDLKVNVSGGGIIGQVGAIRHALARVICRYNPEFRATVKKEGLLTRDPRMVERKKYGLHKARRGTQFSKR, from the coding sequence ATGGCAAGCGCCAAGGAAATCTGGGCAGTAGGTCGTCGTAAGAACGCAATCGCCCGCGTAAAATTGAAAGAAGGTTCCGGCAAAATTGTAATCAATGATAGAGATTACAAAGACTATCTGCAAAATAGCCGTTCTAATATTAAAGAAGCTATAACTGCTCTAACTCTGATGAACGTTACTGAAAAGTTCGATCTGAAAGTAAACGTTTCTGGAGGAGGAATTATCGGGCAAGTTGGCGCTATCCGTCACGCTCTTGCGAGAGTGATCTGCCGCTATAATCCTGAGTTTAGAGCCACTGTTAAAAAAGAAGGTCTTCTTACTCGTGACCCTCGTATGGTGGAACGCAAGAAATACGGTCTACACAAAGCGCGTAGAGGAACCCAGTTCTCTAAACGATAA
- a CDS encoding PAS domain S-box protein, which produces MQEYLEKFVYDWLKTDRDFFDCMLNFGQDGVWARNLNKQNHLWINPKLKSLLGWAKVKDQEAALNWNKILSPQDLETVDHCLSQSKETSLLTLHYQHSTGSILTASTKILFHSLDGERICVGLLNLKNDQEPDNRSKKRDIDFLFLANNLPSLIGYWDANQLNRAANDAYLDWLGIGMNDISGMHIKDVLGEELYRQNLPHIERALKGERQIFERAIPYTDGRPTRYALTYYVPDILDGKVVGFSVISNDVSEIRNTKLELIRAKEQLEKTNRVAKVGGWEINFEENTRYWSDVAKEICEVTESEVSDAEGMIRIYSEGNCRTKIAEAIRNAVSKGLSWDLELQIQNRKGILKWVRTVGQSDFEKGKCKRLFGIIQDIDERKTVEMANLRLARIVESSDDAIIGRDLEDKIISWNPGAEKIFGYFASEVIGTPIQTLIPRESVAEESGSEARMMRGRETVQYEAIRKGRDGRLIEMSISLSPMFDSLGRMIGSSEIGRDIGERRKIQESFQSAFEYSSTGMAILDPEGRWLKVNDNLVDLLGYEREELYNLTFKDITHPEDLKKDLILLQEMIDGKRSGYHLEKRYITKNGDVIWILLSASVVKGADGKPIQYIAQIMDIDDIKKTEEQLRHAKELLEQTSKLVRVGAWDLDLKNSVATWSAVTKEMHEVPPDYEPSLEGGLNFVKEGESRTKVIDAIQALIKEGIPYDIEMQLVTAKGNELWVRSVAGAEFEDGVCVRIFGAISDIDERKKAELELFKERSRLLAFVEHAPAAVAMFDTEIRYIAVSQRWLSEYHLPGRNLVGLSHYEVFSNISDEWKAIHQRCLQGEVIKNDENVWRPEGWDHDQYLRWEVRPWYQMDGSVGGIMMFTQDITESCLQREELKKAKLLAEQANKAKSDFLANMSHEIRTPLNGIIGFTDLLLRTSLDESQQQYMMTVFQSAESLLDIINDILDFSKIEAGKLELSYEKTNLFDLCSQIVNMIRVQAEKKGLQLIVSIAPEVPKFVKADSIRLRQIILNLFSNAVKFTEEGTIEFKVEVLKKISQTEFDFRFSVNDTGIGIASDSREKIFEAFSQGDVSTTRRFGGTGLGLTISNKLLYMMGSELHLESEIGKGSCFYFDLKLSKMEDSGNEVVVPVILHSGESSKQAESIEMSQKSFENKAVTVLIAEDNSVNMMLATNIVKRILPNAKCIEAPNGKEAVKKYESEKPDIVFMDIQMPEMNGYEATQYIRKLENSGGHIPIIAVTAGIVSGEREKCLDAGMDDYMSKPAVKADFAKMIYKWLS; this is translated from the coding sequence ATGCAAGAGTATCTTGAAAAGTTCGTTTATGATTGGCTGAAAACGGATCGGGATTTTTTCGATTGCATGTTGAACTTTGGCCAGGACGGAGTCTGGGCTAGAAACTTAAACAAACAGAATCATCTTTGGATCAATCCTAAACTTAAATCCCTTCTTGGTTGGGCCAAAGTAAAAGACCAGGAAGCAGCTCTTAACTGGAATAAAATTCTCTCTCCTCAAGATCTAGAAACTGTAGATCATTGCCTCTCTCAGAGCAAGGAAACCTCTCTTCTTACTCTACACTATCAGCATTCTACTGGTTCGATTCTCACTGCAAGCACCAAGATCCTTTTTCATTCTCTGGATGGAGAACGAATCTGTGTAGGACTTCTGAACCTAAAAAACGATCAGGAGCCCGACAATCGTTCCAAGAAGAGAGATATAGATTTTCTATTTCTTGCGAATAATCTTCCTTCTTTGATCGGTTATTGGGATGCGAATCAACTCAATCGAGCTGCAAATGATGCCTATTTGGATTGGCTCGGTATCGGGATGAATGATATCAGTGGTATGCACATTAAGGATGTGCTCGGAGAAGAACTCTATCGCCAAAACCTTCCGCACATCGAGAGAGCTTTGAAAGGAGAAAGGCAGATCTTTGAAAGAGCCATCCCTTATACAGATGGAAGGCCAACGAGATACGCGCTAACATATTACGTTCCTGATATATTGGACGGAAAGGTAGTCGGATTCTCCGTTATATCCAACGATGTCTCCGAGATACGTAATACGAAACTGGAACTGATTCGAGCAAAAGAGCAACTCGAAAAAACAAATCGAGTCGCGAAGGTCGGTGGCTGGGAAATCAATTTCGAAGAGAATACTCGTTATTGGTCCGATGTAGCAAAGGAGATCTGCGAGGTTACAGAAAGCGAAGTCTCCGATGCGGAGGGAATGATCCGGATCTATTCGGAAGGAAATTGTAGGACAAAGATTGCGGAAGCGATCCGAAATGCGGTGAGCAAGGGACTTTCTTGGGACTTGGAATTGCAGATCCAAAATAGGAAAGGAATATTGAAATGGGTCCGCACTGTTGGGCAATCCGATTTCGAGAAAGGCAAATGCAAAAGATTATTCGGAATTATACAGGACATAGATGAACGTAAGACAGTGGAGATGGCGAATCTTCGTTTAGCAAGGATCGTAGAATCTTCTGATGACGCGATTATCGGAAGAGACTTGGAGGATAAGATCATTTCTTGGAATCCAGGTGCGGAGAAGATCTTCGGTTATTTTGCAAGTGAGGTGATCGGTACTCCGATCCAAACTCTTATCCCGAGAGAATCGGTGGCAGAAGAAAGCGGCAGTGAAGCCAGAATGATGAGAGGAAGGGAAACCGTTCAATACGAAGCAATCCGAAAAGGAAGAGACGGTCGTCTCATCGAGATGTCCATCTCGCTTTCTCCTATGTTCGATTCTTTGGGAAGGATGATCGGTTCCTCCGAGATAGGAAGGGATATTGGCGAAAGAAGAAAGATCCAGGAATCCTTTCAGAGTGCATTTGAATATTCTTCTACCGGTATGGCTATCCTCGATCCAGAAGGAAGATGGCTGAAAGTAAACGACAATCTAGTCGATCTGCTCGGATACGAAAGAGAAGAATTATATAATCTTACGTTTAAGGATATTACTCATCCAGAAGATCTTAAAAAGGATCTGATCTTATTGCAGGAGATGATAGACGGAAAGAGATCCGGATATCATTTAGAAAAACGTTATATTACGAAAAATGGGGATGTGATCTGGATCCTTTTATCCGCCTCTGTGGTAAAAGGAGCGGATGGTAAACCAATTCAGTATATCGCTCAGATCATGGATATCGACGATATCAAGAAGACTGAGGAACAACTTCGTCACGCTAAAGAATTACTAGAACAAACCAGTAAGCTTGTCCGAGTTGGTGCTTGGGATTTGGATCTCAAGAATAGCGTAGCTACTTGGTCAGCGGTAACGAAAGAGATGCACGAGGTTCCTCCCGATTACGAGCCTTCTTTAGAAGGTGGATTGAATTTCGTAAAAGAAGGGGAGAGTCGAACTAAGGTCATCGATGCAATCCAAGCCTTGATCAAGGAAGGAATTCCTTACGATATAGAGATGCAATTGGTCACTGCAAAAGGAAATGAACTTTGGGTCCGTTCCGTTGCGGGTGCAGAATTCGAAGACGGAGTTTGCGTTCGTATCTTTGGCGCTATTTCGGATATAGACGAAAGAAAGAAAGCAGAGTTGGAACTCTTTAAGGAAAGATCCAGACTTCTCGCCTTTGTTGAGCACGCTCCCGCTGCAGTTGCGATGTTTGATACTGAAATCCGCTATATTGCGGTAAGCCAAAGATGGTTGTCCGAGTATCATCTACCCGGAAGAAACCTAGTTGGACTTTCTCATTATGAGGTCTTTTCGAATATCTCGGATGAGTGGAAGGCGATCCATCAAAGATGTCTCCAAGGAGAGGTAATCAAGAACGATGAAAATGTCTGGAGGCCGGAAGGTTGGGATCATGATCAATACCTTCGCTGGGAAGTGAGGCCTTGGTATCAGATGGATGGTTCCGTGGGCGGAATCATGATGTTTACTCAGGACATTACGGAAAGTTGTTTGCAAAGAGAAGAGCTGAAGAAAGCAAAACTTCTAGCAGAACAGGCAAACAAAGCCAAGTCCGATTTCTTGGCAAATATGAGCCACGAGATCAGAACTCCTTTGAACGGGATTATAGGATTCACGGATCTTCTTTTAAGGACGTCCTTGGACGAGAGCCAGCAACAGTATATGATGACAGTCTTTCAATCTGCGGAATCTTTATTAGATATTATTAATGATATTCTGGATTTCTCCAAGATAGAAGCAGGTAAACTAGAGCTTTCTTATGAGAAGACGAATCTATTCGATCTATGTAGCCAGATCGTAAATATGATACGTGTCCAAGCGGAGAAGAAGGGCCTTCAACTTATAGTCAGCATAGCTCCCGAAGTGCCTAAATTTGTAAAAGCGGATAGCATTCGGCTCAGGCAGATTATTCTAAATCTATTCAGTAACGCAGTTAAATTTACGGAAGAAGGAACCATAGAATTCAAAGTAGAAGTCTTGAAGAAGATCTCCCAAACGGAATTTGATTTTAGATTCTCTGTGAACGACACCGGAATCGGTATCGCTTCGGACAGTAGAGAGAAGATCTTCGAAGCATTCTCCCAAGGTGATGTGTCCACGACTCGCAGATTCGGGGGAACAGGATTGGGATTAACAATCTCGAATAAACTTCTCTATATGATGGGAAGTGAATTGCATTTGGAGAGTGAGATCGGCAAAGGAAGCTGCTTTTATTTCGATCTAAAACTTTCAAAAATGGAAGACTCTGGAAATGAAGTGGTCGTTCCAGTTATTCTTCATAGCGGAGAAAGTTCGAAACAGGCAGAGTCTATCGAAATGTCTCAGAAATCTTTCGAGAACAAGGCGGTTACAGTTCTTATTGCGGAGGACAACTCCGTGAATATGATGCTTGCTACAAATATAGTAAAGCGTATCCTTCCGAATGCAAAATGCATAGAGGCACCGAACGGCAAGGAAGCGGTCAAGAAATACGAGTCCGAAAAACCGGATATAGTCTTCATGGACATACAGATGCCGGAGATGAACGGATATGAGGCTACACAATATATTAGAAAATTAGAAAATTCTGGAGGACACATTCCTATTATAGCTGTGACAGCGGGTATTGTTTCAGGCGAAAGAGAAAAATGTTTAGATGCCGGAATGGACGATTATATGAGTAAGCCTGCAGTAAAAGCCGACTTTGCCAAGATGATCTATAAATGGCTTAGCTGA
- a CDS encoding DUF418 domain-containing protein yields MITHKRIGFIDFLRGFALFGILVVNLPYFSKPMFLVASLHENSTLLDSIGSWIVAFFFESKFYVLFSFLFGYGFSMQMDSSESSKANFEYFRRIFALIILGILHGIFLFLGDILFSYGILGIALWFLRKKSPIWLLRFSFLCLLLAIAGRIVLFAAEDSFRAFLANHLTQILEETRKAYLGSFWENAIQRSKETFSSFRFLVLYQWPSILAMFSLGLAAAKKSIFADWGEARLFLSKYFPWMLILGVLGNLLYTLHSRHVFPEDLNKSLKFFLVCLDPISAPALTFCYVYILGNYYASSKSLADKPWFETAGRLSLTSYLGESLVCTWIFCGWGLGYFDQLGSYIVLLLSVPIWIFWVGFSALWDRFFSLGPMEWLLRSWTYWSFMKLKRPGS; encoded by the coding sequence ATGATCACGCACAAAAGGATCGGCTTTATAGATTTCTTAAGGGGTTTTGCTCTTTTCGGAATATTGGTAGTCAATCTTCCTTATTTTTCTAAGCCGATGTTTCTTGTAGCTTCCTTGCATGAGAACTCTACTCTTCTGGACTCCATAGGCTCCTGGATCGTAGCGTTCTTTTTCGAATCTAAGTTTTATGTTCTATTTTCATTTCTATTCGGCTACGGATTCTCGATGCAAATGGACTCGAGTGAGAGTTCGAAAGCAAACTTCGAGTATTTCAGAAGGATCTTTGCTTTAATCATATTAGGGATCCTGCATGGGATTTTTTTATTCTTAGGAGATATACTATTCTCCTACGGAATATTAGGGATCGCGTTATGGTTTTTAAGAAAGAAGAGCCCGATCTGGTTATTGCGTTTTTCTTTCCTCTGTCTATTGCTTGCAATTGCAGGAAGAATTGTTTTATTTGCTGCCGAAGATTCCTTTAGAGCCTTTCTCGCAAATCATCTGACCCAGATCTTAGAAGAAACAAGAAAGGCGTATCTGGGAAGTTTCTGGGAGAATGCGATCCAAAGATCTAAGGAAACATTTTCCTCTTTTCGATTTTTGGTTTTATACCAATGGCCTTCGATCTTGGCAATGTTCTCTCTTGGTTTAGCGGCGGCAAAGAAATCCATATTTGCTGATTGGGGAGAAGCAAGACTCTTTCTAAGTAAATATTTCCCTTGGATGCTTATATTAGGAGTGCTCGGGAACTTACTCTATACTCTCCATTCTCGCCATGTTTTTCCAGAAGACTTGAATAAGTCCCTGAAATTCTTTTTAGTTTGCTTGGATCCGATCAGCGCTCCCGCACTTACTTTCTGCTACGTTTATATATTAGGAAATTATTATGCGTCTTCTAAAAGTTTGGCGGACAAACCATGGTTTGAGACTGCCGGAAGATTGTCCTTAACCAGTTATCTGGGTGAATCCTTGGTCTGCACTTGGATCTTTTGCGGTTGGGGCTTAGGATATTTCGATCAATTAGGAAGCTATATCGTGCTATTGCTTTCGGTTCCGATCTGGATTTTTTGGGTTGGTTTTTCGGCACTTTGGGACCGATTTTTCTCTCTCGGACCCATGGAATGGCTTCTTAGATCCTGGACCTACTGGTCTTTCATGAAACTAAAGAGACCTGGCTCTTGA
- a CDS encoding LA_0442/LA_0875 N-terminal domain-containing protein produces MRRTLTRSFRITILLLLFYFPIGIFAQQTILLRSGGKVVGSVVGQNERSITVQTDIGKKNISKRDILRIIYKDVTKEEEKKIRQEEEKKLQENPQQKIEEPIIIIEPPKAEIPPRSRWSVVWRSAVLPGWGQYYAENKSEGIWTGSIFLGSLALAAATRVEAASAKKTYDDAVSKTSTTGTYIYGGGLANYFLYTQVPHARSEYHNAVEHYNEAIYVLGAVYLTQLVRSYILGGNWASQADAPVTWGVNPKPDLISGRMGWGAEARLLVRF; encoded by the coding sequence ATGCGACGTACCCTGACCAGAAGTTTCAGAATTACAATTTTACTTCTTCTATTCTATTTTCCGATCGGGATTTTTGCCCAGCAGACAATTCTACTCAGAAGTGGGGGAAAGGTCGTGGGATCTGTCGTAGGTCAGAACGAGAGAAGTATTACAGTTCAGACGGACATCGGTAAGAAAAATATCAGCAAACGAGATATTTTAAGAATTATTTATAAAGATGTTACTAAAGAAGAAGAAAAGAAGATTCGCCAAGAAGAAGAAAAGAAGCTTCAGGAAAACCCTCAGCAAAAAATAGAGGAACCGATCATTATTATAGAACCTCCGAAGGCGGAAATTCCTCCCAGAAGTCGTTGGAGTGTAGTTTGGAGATCCGCAGTACTCCCAGGTTGGGGCCAATATTATGCGGAAAATAAGAGCGAAGGAATTTGGACTGGGAGCATTTTCTTAGGATCATTGGCTTTGGCCGCTGCTACCAGAGTAGAGGCAGCATCCGCTAAGAAAACCTATGACGATGCAGTTTCTAAAACCAGCACCACAGGCACATACATCTACGGAGGAGGTTTGGCGAATTACTTCCTTTATACCCAAGTTCCTCATGCCAGATCCGAATACCACAATGCCGTGGAGCATTATAATGAGGCTATTTATGTTTTGGGCGCAGTTTACCTGACCCAGCTTGTACGTAGCTATATTTTAGGCGGTAATTGGGCGAGTCAGGCGGATGCACCGGTTACCTGGGGAGTCAATCCCAAGCCGGATCTGATTTCCGGAAGGATGGGTTGGGGAGCCGAGGCCAGGCTCTTGGTCCGCTTCTAA
- the thiL gene encoding thiamine-phosphate kinase, whose product MNEEELISSLYPPGKEQENDCYSDENGNLITTDTIVEGTHFRLDWSRPQDLANKLVEVNVSDIAAANGIPEKAFFNFGLSPSCNRKEFLEPFVESFKKALLSYNIELCGGDTYRTQELNLALTLLGKSNSPLDRKGGKPGDKLYLSGHIGASLLGYKILEGAHLSLSPQLREIALNRHLRPKARLDLSKSLYSNKRIHAGMDLTDGLKQDAFKLAKSSGVLIEIELDQLPFEIGVKESIGIEGILTSGEELELLFLSPEELPQAWEGISIRQIGSVKSLSQGESPHVRYSYEGKMYSPKESGFRHF is encoded by the coding sequence TTGAACGAAGAAGAACTTATCTCCTCTCTTTATCCTCCGGGGAAGGAACAGGAAAACGACTGTTATTCGGATGAAAACGGAAATCTGATCACTACGGACACGATCGTAGAAGGGACACATTTTCGTTTGGATTGGAGTCGTCCCCAAGATTTGGCAAACAAATTGGTAGAAGTGAACGTTTCGGATATCGCAGCTGCAAATGGAATCCCCGAAAAAGCGTTTTTCAATTTTGGACTTTCTCCTTCTTGCAATCGCAAAGAATTCTTAGAGCCTTTTGTAGAATCGTTTAAGAAGGCATTATTATCCTATAATATCGAGCTTTGTGGAGGAGATACATATAGGACCCAGGAGTTAAATCTTGCATTAACCCTACTCGGCAAATCAAATTCTCCTTTAGATCGAAAAGGAGGAAAGCCGGGAGACAAATTGTATCTCAGCGGTCATATAGGCGCTTCCTTATTAGGCTACAAGATATTAGAAGGTGCTCATCTTTCCTTGTCTCCACAGCTAAGAGAGATCGCGTTAAACAGACACCTTCGACCAAAGGCCAGATTGGACTTAAGCAAATCCTTATATTCTAATAAACGTATCCATGCGGGAATGGACCTAACCGACGGACTAAAACAGGACGCCTTCAAACTCGCTAAATCTTCCGGGGTTCTTATCGAAATAGAATTGGACCAGCTTCCCTTTGAAATCGGAGTTAAAGAATCGATCGGAATAGAAGGGATCCTAACCTCCGGAGAAGAGCTAGAGTTACTGTTTCTTTCTCCCGAAGAATTGCCTCAGGCCTGGGAAGGAATTTCTATCCGACAGATCGGCTCCGTTAAGAGCCTGAGCCAAGGAGAGTCTCCTCATGTCCGTTATTCGTACGAAGGAAAGATGTATTCTCCAAAAGAATCCGGCTTCCGACATTTTTGA
- a CDS encoding YceI family protein: protein MLSVSLFLAFILAGPWQSKTFAADTSCKYSVVAEQTSLEWKAFKFTEKTGVGGKFTKVSISGTKPGDSVTHALKGLKFSLEPIDLDSGNAERDPKIKGAFFGNLKANGKISGSLSSVSLDADQKSGKGVIQLTLNGVTKALPLQFTLENGNILNVKGSLDLNHWKAGAALKALNDICKDLHTSKDGKSVLWPDVEITIKSELKKDCK from the coding sequence ATTCTAAGCGTAAGTCTTTTCTTAGCATTCATTTTAGCCGGGCCTTGGCAATCCAAAACGTTTGCTGCAGATACTTCTTGCAAGTATTCGGTAGTAGCCGAGCAAACCAGTCTGGAGTGGAAGGCTTTTAAGTTTACCGAAAAAACCGGAGTGGGCGGTAAGTTCACTAAGGTAAGTATTTCAGGGACCAAGCCAGGAGATTCCGTTACACATGCCTTGAAGGGTTTAAAATTTTCCTTAGAGCCGATCGATCTAGATAGCGGGAATGCGGAGAGAGATCCTAAGATCAAGGGAGCTTTCTTTGGAAATCTAAAGGCAAACGGAAAGATTTCCGGTTCTCTTTCTTCCGTAAGCTTGGATGCAGATCAAAAATCGGGCAAGGGAGTGATCCAGTTGACCTTAAATGGAGTGACTAAAGCTCTTCCTCTTCAGTTTACATTAGAAAATGGAAATATACTGAACGTTAAGGGTTCCTTGGATCTGAATCATTGGAAGGCTGGTGCAGCGTTAAAAGCACTAAATGATATTTGTAAGGACTTGCATACGAGCAAGGACGGTAAATCCGTTCTTTGGCCGGATGTTGAGATCACAATTAAATCCGAATTAAAGAAGGATTGTAAGTAA
- the rplM gene encoding 50S ribosomal protein L13: protein MPIVSKPHRTPSLKKEQANKAWYVVDAEGKTLGRLASEIAHRLRGKHKPTFTPNVDCGDNIIVINAAKVAVTGSKETQKEYFHHSRYPGGMTATTLQNMRVKHPEKILYEAVKGMLPKSKLGAEMLTHFRIFPGNEHNLGAQKPVKLEL, encoded by the coding sequence ATGCCAATCGTATCTAAACCGCATAGAACTCCTTCCTTGAAAAAGGAACAAGCCAACAAGGCTTGGTATGTAGTGGACGCAGAAGGTAAGACCTTAGGCCGTCTCGCTTCGGAGATCGCTCATAGACTTCGCGGTAAGCATAAACCTACTTTTACTCCGAACGTGGATTGCGGAGATAATATCATTGTTATCAATGCTGCTAAAGTAGCAGTAACCGGAAGCAAGGAAACTCAAAAGGAATATTTCCATCACTCTCGTTATCCGGGCGGGATGACTGCAACTACTCTTCAAAACATGAGAGTAAAGCATCCTGAAAAAATCCTTTATGAAGCCGTAAAAGGAATGCTTCCAAAAAGCAAACTCGGAGCAGAAATGCTGACTCATTTCAGGATCTTCCCTGGAAACGAGCATAACCTCGGCGCACAAAAGCCGGTTAAACTGGAACTCTAG